The Candidatus Bathyarchaeia archaeon DNA segment CTTTTTCGCTTAGCATAAGCGTTACGCCGCCTGTTTCGCTGTCTATTTGTAACTGAACCATAAGTTTTTCTTCAATGCTCTTTTTGGTTTTTCCTTCTGGTCCTATTAAAACGCCTACTCTTTCTTTTGGTATTCTAACGAACGCACTAGGTTTCGCCAAGACCCGTAACCTTCCTATAACATTCTTCTAGAGAGGGTACATCCACGCCTAACTTGCTGAAAAACCTGTTTAAATTAGTTAGGTCTCTGCGTAAGAGAAATTCTGCCATAGGATGCGAAGTAAGAACCGCTTGAGACATGTCAAATAATACTGGGCGACCTTTCCAAATCATAATGTTGTATTCGCTTAAATCTCCATGAACAAGCTCGGCTTTAGTATACAGTTTTTTCAAATAACCTAGTAAGGTTTGATAAATTTTTTCGGGTTTCTTTGGCGGAAGCTCCTTCATTGATGGAGCAGTGACACCTTCTTTACCTATAAACTCCATAATTAACACATTGTTTTTCACGGCAATCGGCCTTGGGACTCTAACCTTCGCCTGGGTTGCTAACTCCAAGTTTTTGTATTCTTTCTGAGCCCACGCAAAAATCAGCGAGCGCGTGTCACGTCTTAAGCCTGTAAATCTCGGGTCTCCCTCAATGTATTTGAGGATGCCTTTTCGGAATTCTGCTGAAACCGTTAAGTAGATTTTTATTGCCAATTCGTTTCCTTGCTTGTCTTTTCCCCAGTAAACGCGTGATTCTTTTCCAGCTCTAACAACTCCGTAGATTTCGTTTATTGTTCCTTTATTCATGAAGTCGTAGATTACCATCAATGTTGAACGGTCAAAAACTTCTTCTAAAACCTCATATTCTTCGCTTCGTTTTTCCTTCATTAACTGCTCGGTTTCGTAACGTTTCTCTTTTCTTCGAAGTCTTTTTTCGACGCGTGTTTCAAAAGGCACACTTATTTCCCCATGTATACACAGAATTTAGATGGTTAAATAGCCTTTTTTTCGAAGCATGTCCGCTTGAGCTTTTGTGTAACGCCAGATTAAGTCGCCGCGCTTGTCTGATTGGAAATCCCATGGGGAAACTAACACAACATCTCCTTCTCTTATCCAAACTCGTCTTTTCATTTTTCCGCGTATGCGGCATAAGCGTTCGTGTCCGTCTTGGCATTTGACTAGAACACGGTCGAATCCAAGTAGTTTAACGGCTACTCCCAAAACATCGTTTGGGGATGGATATATCATTTCGCTTAATTCTTCTTCTGTTAGGACCTTCTTCTTACCCACCGAAGCACCTCAAATGTATTCTTCTAAAAGAAGTATATAACTTCCTTAAAAGTTATGCTCATTCGATTAACTGTTTTTCCTACTTTGTTGAGATGGTTTTCACAAATTCAGTTACAAGCTTTATAGTATTCTTTAAATCATCAGCGTGTATGATTGAGGCGGGTCCATGAATGTATCTGCACGGCACTGCTACGACTCCGCTTGGCACACCTGCCTTTGTGAGGTGAATTGCTCCCGCGTCTGTTCCGCCCATCGGCACTTTCTTGAACTGAAACGGAATTGACTTTTCTTTTCCAACTTTAACTAGAGTTTTAAGAACAGTTGGATGAGTGAAAACGGTTTTGTCCAGTATCGTTATGACGGGGCCATCCTTGATTTTTGATGAGACTCTGTCTGGTCTAGTATTTGGGACGTCGGCAACGAATGTTCCTTCTAGGGCTAATCCATAATCTGGGTCTACTTGCCAAGCGGCGGTTCTTGCTCCTCTCAATCCTAGTTCTTCTTGTACGGAGCCAACAGCAACGATGTTGTATGGCGAGTCTTTCATGGACTTGAACACTTCAGCGAGAACTGTGCATCCTGCTCTGTCATCAAATGCTTTTCCTCTGAAATATCCGTCGCCTATATCTGTGAATTCAACATCAAAAACGCCTAGCGTGCCCACTTCTGCGCCTTTTTCTTGTGCTTGGCTGAGGTTGTCGGCGCCTATGTCAATGAACAGGTCTTCTTTGGGTATTATCTTGTTCTGTTCTTCGGGCGTCATTATGTGAGGTGGTTTGGTTCCGATTATTCCTTTTAGGTAGCCTTTTTCTCCTTTAAGTAGTATTCTCTGTCCGAGTAGGATGTTGTTTGTTATGCCTCCGAGTGTTTCAAACCGTAGAAAGCCATTTTCTTCTATGTAAGTGATTATGAAACCTACTTCGTCCATGTGAGCTGAAAGCATAATTCTGGGGTATCCTTCCTTTCCATGATGATGAAAGAATATGCTGCCAAGCTTATCAACACGTGTTTCATCAGCATATTCCTCAAGTTCAGTTTTAAGAATCTCCGCTACGTCTCCTTCATTTCCAGAGGGTCCAAAAGCGTTTGATAGTTTTCTGAGAAGTTCAATTTCTTCCGGCAATGTGGTCACCAGTAATCTTTTCCTATCTTTTTTGCAGTTAAGTTTTGTCCTTAAAAATGTGATTTAGTTATATGTAAAAAAAATAGCATTATCATGTTATGAGTTTATGGGGGCACTATATTCTCTCTAACATAAATCAATGAGCACATTGTATCCTACATTTTTACGATTTGCGCGTGGGGTATCCCCTCTATATTAAGAATCGCTTCTGGATGCACGTATCCCTTTTCTACGGCTTTTTTAACGACATTTGTGCCTACCATGTTTACTATTGTTGAGTTTTCTATCATTGCAATTGCTTCTTCGATGCTTACCTTTGTGCCTTTATAGAATTCTTCTTTGACCTGAAAAACTATTTTGCCTTCGCAGAGGGTTTTTCCGAGAACTTCCTCGTCGCACATGGCTAATAATACGTTGTTGCCGATTTTTCGAAGTTTAATATAGACATCCAATTTTTAGCCGCTCATGTTAAAGTTGCTGCACTGCTGACCTTGCTCCGCATGCTTCGCACACTAGAAATGATAGTCGTTTCTCCTTTACAATCTTTGTGTCTGGACGCTTGCAGACTGGGCACATCACGAAGGTTTCCAAGTATCTCTGCAAGAGTCTTTCTATAGTTTCGTGTGAGAATTTTCCTTTAAAAATGGCTCGCGACTCCTGCAATGTCGCTGCGGTAGCGGTTTCACGCGTCAAAAACTTCAACAAATGTTGCGGGTCACGATTTAATGCGTCTGCGATTTCTTTGAAGTTGTAGATTATTGTGCGCATGCCGATTACTGAATGGTTCAATCTGGGCAGTTCTAGTCGTTCGCGTTTTGAGGCGACTTCTGGAATTTGGGAACGCGCCTTTTTCAGTAGCGCATCATAGTCATATTTCATTCGTTCTTTCTCCGTTGCAAACATGGACGCATAATCCTATTTAAAACTTATAATAACGTTCAAACATAAAAGAGATTGTGAAAAAGAGGAAACCTAATGGGTTACATCTACCTCTATACCGGGACTGGCGCGGGTAAAACTACAAACGCTTTGGGCTTGGCGCTTCGTTCCATTGGACACAAACACAAAGTTGTAATAATTCAGTTTTTGAAGTGGTGGAAAAACACTGGCGAATATAAGATTCGAAAGATGCTTGCGCCTTACTATGAGATTTATCAGTTTGGCAGAAAAGGGTGGCATGGACTAGACAATCTAGACGAGCGAGATAAGAAACTAGCGTATAAAGCGCTAAGATTTGCTGAGAAAATTATTAAGGAAAAGAAGCCGCATCTGCTGGTTTTAGACGAAATTAATCTAGCTTTGTATTGCAGACTTCTTGATGTAAATGATGTTCTGAAGTTACTGGACAAGGTTCCGAAAAAAACTGATGTCGTATTGACTGGAAGATTTGCTCCGAAAGAACTGATAGACCGCGCAGACTTTGTAAACGAAATAGTTGATGTTAAACATTTGAAAGAGCTGGTTGCAACAAAAGGAATTCAATATTGAACCTAATCGCATAGTCAAGATGTAGCGTTTACTTTGAGGAATTTAGAAAACTTAAAGAATACACCGCGATTTAGTGTTTAATTCGCCACGGTGAAAACATTGGATAAGCATAATCACCCGTACATACCTAACTCTCAACCAGAAATCAAACAGGAAATGATGCAGGAAATCGGCATAGACAGTATTGATGAGCTTTATGTTGACGTTCCTGAAAAATATCGTTTAAGAAAGTCATTAAATCTTCCCAAAGCTTTATCCGAATTTGAAATCAAAAAGCATGTTGAAGCTTTACTTTCAAAAAACAAGACATGCGATAATATGCCCATTTTTTTGGGCGCTGGATGTTGGCCACATTACGTGCCAGCCGTTGTAAAGGAAATTGTTCAACGTAGCGAATTTCTAACTGCTTATACGCCTTATCAGCCTGAAATTTCACAAGGCATGCTTCAAGCACTTTTCGAATATCAAAGTATGATTTGCGAGTTAACTGGTATGGATGTTGCTAATTGCTCGATGTATGATTGGGCTTCGGCTTTAGGCGAGGCTGCTCGTATGGCAGTTCGCGTAACAGGAAGAAACGAAGTTTTAATTCCAAGAATTATTCATCCTGAAAGAGCCGCAACTTTACAAGCTTATGCTGAGCCTGCAGAAATAAAAATTCAGCAAATAGCTTACAACAGAGAAACCGGACAAGTCGACCTCGAAGATTTAAATAATAAAATATGCGACAAAACAGCTGCCGTTTACATCGAAAATCCATCTTATTTTGGGTTCATAGAGACACAAGTTGATGAAATCAGCAAACAAGCGCATGTGCACGGCGCACTTTTAATAGTTGGTGTTGACCCGACATCACTTGGCATTTTGAAACCTCCTGGTGATTATGGCGCAGACATTGCAATCGGTGAAGCTCAACCTTTAGGCAATTCTATGAATTTTGGTGGTCCACTTTTGGGAATTTTCGCTTGCCGTGACGACATGAACTTGATTAGGCAGATGCCAGGTCGAATAATTGGGTTAACAACGACTACCGACAATAGCAAACAAGGTTTTTGTATGACCTTGCAAACGCGTGAACAACACATAAGACGTGAAAAAGCAACATCCAACATCTGTTCTAACGAAGCATTATGCGCCGTGGCATCGGCTGTTTACATGGCTCTACTTGGGCCCCAAGGCTTTCGTAAACTTGGCGAAACAATAATGTACAAAGCTAATTACGCCATACATTTACTCTCCAAAATA contains these protein-coding regions:
- the eif1A gene encoding translation initiation factor eIF-1A, with product MGKKKVLTEEELSEMIYPSPNDVLGVAVKLLGFDRVLVKCQDGHERLCRIRGKMKRRVWIREGDVVLVSPWDFQSDKRGDLIWRYTKAQADMLRKKGYLTI
- a CDS encoding cob(I)yrinic acid a,c-diamide adenosyltransferase — translated: MGYIYLYTGTGAGKTTNALGLALRSIGHKHKVVIIQFLKWWKNTGEYKIRKMLAPYYEIYQFGRKGWHGLDNLDERDKKLAYKALRFAEKIIKEKKPHLLVLDEINLALYCRLLDVNDVLKLLDKVPKKTDVVLTGRFAPKELIDRADFVNEIVDVKHLKELVATKGIQY
- the gcvPA gene encoding aminomethyl-transferring glycine dehydrogenase subunit GcvPA; protein product: MDKHNHPYIPNSQPEIKQEMMQEIGIDSIDELYVDVPEKYRLRKSLNLPKALSEFEIKKHVEALLSKNKTCDNMPIFLGAGCWPHYVPAVVKEIVQRSEFLTAYTPYQPEISQGMLQALFEYQSMICELTGMDVANCSMYDWASALGEAARMAVRVTGRNEVLIPRIIHPERAATLQAYAEPAEIKIQQIAYNRETGQVDLEDLNNKICDKTAAVYIENPSYFGFIETQVDEISKQAHVHGALLIVGVDPTSLGILKPPGDYGADIAIGEAQPLGNSMNFGGPLLGIFACRDDMNLIRQMPGRIIGLTTTTDNSKQGFCMTLQTREQHIRREKATSNICSNEALCAVASAVYMALLGPQGFRKLGETIMYKANYAIHLLSKIDGVKAPIFKSAHFKEFTVNFDGAKSHVEEVNRKLLKHQIHGGKNLSKEFPGLGETALYCVTEIHSKEEIERLAEALEKILAG
- a CDS encoding serine protein kinase RIO gives rise to the protein MPFETRVEKRLRRKEKRYETEQLMKEKRSEEYEVLEEVFDRSTLMVIYDFMNKGTINEIYGVVRAGKESRVYWGKDKQGNELAIKIYLTVSAEFRKGILKYIEGDPRFTGLRRDTRSLIFAWAQKEYKNLELATQAKVRVPRPIAVKNNVLIMEFIGKEGVTAPSMKELPPKKPEKIYQTLLGYLKKLYTKAELVHGDLSEYNIMIWKGRPVLFDMSQAVLTSHPMAEFLLRRDLTNLNRFFSKLGVDVPSLEECYRKVTGLGET
- a CDS encoding M42 family metallopeptidase; this translates as MPEEIELLRKLSNAFGPSGNEGDVAEILKTELEEYADETRVDKLGSIFFHHHGKEGYPRIMLSAHMDEVGFIITYIEENGFLRFETLGGITNNILLGQRILLKGEKGYLKGIIGTKPPHIMTPEEQNKIIPKEDLFIDIGADNLSQAQEKGAEVGTLGVFDVEFTDIGDGYFRGKAFDDRAGCTVLAEVFKSMKDSPYNIVAVGSVQEELGLRGARTAAWQVDPDYGLALEGTFVADVPNTRPDRVSSKIKDGPVITILDKTVFTHPTVLKTLVKVGKEKSIPFQFKKVPMGGTDAGAIHLTKAGVPSGVVAVPCRYIHGPASIIHADDLKNTIKLVTEFVKTISTK
- a CDS encoding translation initiation factor IF-2 subunit beta, with amino-acid sequence MKYDYDALLKKARSQIPEVASKRERLELPRLNHSVIGMRTIIYNFKEIADALNRDPQHLLKFLTRETATAATLQESRAIFKGKFSHETIERLLQRYLETFVMCPVCKRPDTKIVKEKRLSFLVCEACGARSAVQQL
- a CDS encoding DUF424 family protein; the protein is MDVYIKLRKIGNNVLLAMCDEEVLGKTLCEGKIVFQVKEEFYKGTKVSIEEAIAMIENSTIVNMVGTNVVKKAVEKGYVHPEAILNIEGIPHAQIVKM